The sequence cagagtcagacacgactgagtgactgaattgaactgaactgaactgatggattaCATAGAAGAACCCATTAGAGTGGacggaaaggaagaagtaaaggaaaaaatgctATAACAAATTCAGTCAAAGACTTGGGAAGGGCTATAGTGCTCAGTTGAATTTAAGTCTTTAAGAAACTTGAAGAATATACATAAATTAACTAGAATTGTTATGAGCTGTAACGTATGACCCATGATTTGCCTTTTGATTCAAACTCTTTCAGGAGGACTCTTTGTCACTCATCATGGGCTGTGCCCCTAATGCTTCAcattctccagttttcttgcttctcGTGTTCTCAGGAGCTGAAGTCCCCCCCCATTGccctctttgtcttgttcctagcTATCTACCTGACCACGATGATGGGGAATGTAACTTTAGTGCTGCTCATCTCCCGGGACTCCAGGCTCCAATCACCTATGTACTATCTGCTCCGAGGTCTCTCGGTGATAGACATGGGGCTGTCCACAGCCATTCTGCCCCAGTTGCTGGCCCATCTGGTCACTCATGACCCAGCCATTCCTGCTCCCCGCTGCCTGGCCCAATTATTCTTCTTCTATGTGTTTGGTGTTACAGACACACTTGTTATTTCTGTCATGGCTCTGGATCGATACATGGCCATCTGTGACCCTCTGCACTACCATTCAATGATGAATCGCCAATGCTGTGCGCGCTTACTGGCCTTGTGTTGGGTGGTGTCTGTGGTGCACACCATGCTGCATGTGGGACTCCTCTTGCCTCTCTCCTGGGCTGCGGATGCCGAAGGCAAGGTTCGCCTTCTCCACTTCTTTTGTGACCACCGACCACTTTTGCGAGCCTCTTGCTCTGACATCCATCCCAACGAGCTGGCCATATTCTTGGAGGGAGGCGTCCTCATGATGGGCCCTTGTGCCCTCATTGTACTCTCCTATGTCTGCATTGGGGCCACCATCCTACGTTTGCCCTCAGCAGCCGGTCGCCGCCATGCAGTCTCCACCTGCGGGTCCCATCTCACCATGGTTGGCTTTTTCTATGGCACCATCATCTGGGTCTACTTCCAGCCTCCTTCCCAGAACTCTCAGGACCAGGACATGGTGGCTTCTGTGATGTACACGTCCATCACGCCTTTGGCCAACCCTTTTGTGTACAGCCTTCGCAACAAGGATGTCAAGAGTGCACTCCATAGGCTGCTTAGAAGAGGGAGGGTGGCCTCCTGATTAgcctcatgcttttgaactgtggtgttggagaaagctctggagagtcccttggactgcaagaagatcaaaccagtcaatcctaaaggaaatcaaccctgaatattcattggaaggactgatgctgaagctgaagctccaatactatggccacctgatgtgaagagcg is a genomic window of Muntiacus reevesi chromosome 3, mMunRee1.1, whole genome shotgun sequence containing:
- the OR1B1 gene encoding LOW QUALITY PROTEIN: olfactory receptor 1B1 (The sequence of the model RefSeq protein was modified relative to this genomic sequence to represent the inferred CDS: deleted 1 base in 1 codon), whose product is MGCAPNASHSPVFLLLVFSGAEVPPHALFVLFLAIYLTTMMGNVTLVLLISRDSRLQSPMYYLLRGLSVIDMGLSTAILPQLLAHLVTHDPAIPAPRCLAQLFFFYVFGVTDTLVISVMALDRYMAICDPLHYHSMMNRQCCARLLALCWVVSVVHTMLHVGLLLPLSWAADAEGKVRLLHFFCDHRPLLRASCSDIHPNELAIFLEGGVLMMGPCALIVLSYVCIGATILRLPSAAGRRHAVSTCGSHLTMVGFFYGTIIWVYFQPPSQNSQDQDMVASVMYTSITPLANPFVYSLRNKDVKSALHRLLRRGRVAS